The nucleotide window ACGGCAACTTACAAGTGGCCTTTGGTGCGGAAGAGAACTACCTTCTAGTGCGTTCGCTGGATTCCAGTGTCATCCACTTAGGAAGTACCGAAGAAAAAAACGAATACAAAGAAATCATCGATGAGTATCTACGTTTCAAAAGCCTACACATCCAAGGCAAATATGGCGACGCCTATTTAGCGGTTCGTTCCACCCAACTCAAACTCATCCAACTCTATGATAAAATTCTCACTAAAAATTTGGATCTAGTTCGATCCGAATTAATTCTACTCGGGGGAAAGTCGCGCGACAAAGAAAAAACTCAAACAAGGGCTTTTTTACGTCTAGCGCTACGAGATATCAGTGAAGCCGAACAGAAGTTAGTGATGGCAAGGAATACTCGCCCTCTTCTTTATCTGCTAAAA belongs to Leptospira wolbachii serovar Codice str. CDC and includes:
- a CDS encoding adhesin OmpL37 family surface protein, whose translation is MRTFLFRFTSILCLSFGSGSYANGNLQVAFGAEENYLLVRSLDSSVIHLGSTEEKNEYKEIIDEYLRFKSLHIQGKYGDAYLAVRSTQLKLIQLYDKILTKNLDLVRSELILLGGKSRDKEKTQTRAFLRLALRDISEAEQKLVMARNTRPLLYLLKLREMLFALKILKHAGKFVIFLNLLHDGKFMDSIEFSDFDSIESEVIRGFGKGNNKLLALHYDNSFLPFGEESIYDSMMTNYKAPEIKKD